One part of the Candidatus Eisenbacteria bacterium genome encodes these proteins:
- a CDS encoding alkaline phosphatase family protein — protein MPRRPVLGPLLAVFLFASAARAGDPPAVYSLPSGGPPRLVVLLVVDQMRADQLLGWGDRYTGGYRRLLDGGAVYEQCRYLQGPNETAPGHAVLSTGAWAHRNGITANTWWSREENRPVYAIEDPAEHPVGAGDTAGLGCRGAERGVSPRNLRAETLGELLWARTAGSGRVIAVTGKDRAAVLLAGPRGKAYWPDECTGRMRTSSCYHRDERDLPLWLTRFNAECGVERWRVPAWEPLDAGPAADGRPADGRRADGSPAGGARPAFSHPLPAIAPGARPSREYLHAFSLTPYAGEWVLAAAESAVTGLGLGRWEAPDLLFVGLSAHDPVGHEYAPGSAEALDNCRREDLALARFLDLLDERVGRGSYLLALCADHGMSHLPEDAAAWRLDPDMADPLRPHARTGDEPLFADPRERKGRFPPPARLRAGDFLRAADSLAALSGAPAGHWRWWDPYMYFVPDSVAERAPLPERLLGGLRAVLTQEFPMARMFLRSELRDTSATRDPLLRPARLAYMPERAGEFYVVPDPGFVMTYARSGSRHGAPYAYDNHVPLVFYGAGVRPGRHAEPVSPADVAPTLGSRLNIGAPAQAEGHALDP, from the coding sequence ATGCCGCGCCGTCCAGTCCTGGGCCCGTTGCTGGCCGTTTTCCTGTTCGCCTCCGCCGCCCGCGCGGGCGATCCGCCGGCGGTCTACTCCCTTCCGTCCGGGGGGCCGCCCCGCCTGGTGGTGCTCCTGGTGGTGGACCAGATGCGGGCCGACCAGCTGCTCGGCTGGGGGGACCGCTACACGGGTGGCTACCGGCGGCTCCTGGACGGGGGGGCAGTCTACGAGCAGTGCCGCTACCTGCAGGGCCCCAACGAGACGGCCCCGGGGCACGCCGTGCTGTCCACCGGGGCATGGGCCCACCGCAACGGGATCACCGCCAACACCTGGTGGTCCCGGGAGGAGAACCGGCCGGTCTACGCCATCGAGGACCCGGCGGAACACCCCGTGGGCGCGGGGGACACCGCCGGCCTGGGCTGCCGCGGCGCGGAGAGAGGGGTCTCCCCCCGCAACCTGCGCGCCGAAACGCTGGGGGAGCTGTTGTGGGCGCGCACCGCCGGGAGCGGCCGCGTGATCGCGGTGACCGGCAAGGACCGCGCCGCGGTGCTGCTGGCCGGGCCCCGCGGCAAGGCGTACTGGCCGGATGAGTGCACCGGCCGGATGCGCACTTCGTCCTGTTACCACCGGGACGAGCGGGACCTGCCGCTTTGGCTCACCCGCTTCAACGCGGAGTGCGGCGTGGAGAGATGGCGCGTGCCGGCGTGGGAACCGCTGGACGCCGGGCCGGCCGCGGACGGCAGACCCGCGGACGGCAGACGGGCGGACGGGAGCCCGGCCGGAGGGGCCCGGCCGGCATTCTCCCATCCCCTCCCGGCGATCGCGCCGGGAGCGCGGCCCTCCCGGGAGTACCTGCACGCCTTCTCCCTCACCCCCTACGCAGGCGAGTGGGTGCTGGCGGCGGCGGAATCCGCGGTCACCGGCCTGGGCCTTGGGCGCTGGGAGGCTCCGGACCTGCTGTTCGTGGGGCTGTCCGCACACGACCCGGTGGGGCACGAATACGCCCCGGGAAGCGCCGAGGCGCTGGACAACTGCCGCCGCGAGGACCTCGCGCTGGCCCGCTTCCTGGACCTGCTGGACGAGCGCGTGGGCCGCGGCTCGTACCTGCTGGCGCTGTGCGCCGACCACGGCATGTCGCATCTGCCCGAGGACGCGGCGGCGTGGCGCCTCGACCCGGACATGGCGGACCCGCTCCGTCCCCACGCCCGCACCGGGGACGAACCGCTCTTCGCCGACCCACGCGAGCGGAAGGGTCGTTTCCCACCCCCCGCGCGCCTGCGGGCCGGCGACTTCCTGCGCGCCGCCGACAGCCTGGCCGCCCTGTCCGGCGCACCCGCCGGACACTGGCGCTGGTGGGATCCGTACATGTACTTCGTGCCGGACTCAGTTGCCGAACGGGCTCCCCTCCCGGAGCGCCTGCTGGGGGGGCTGCGCGCGGTGCTGACGCAGGAATTCCCCATGGCGAGGATGTTCCTGCGCTCGGAGCTGCGCGACACCTCCGCCACGCGCGATCCGCTGCTGCGCCCCGCGCGGCTGGCCTACATGCCGGAGCGCGCCGGCGAGTTCTACGTGGTGCCCGACCCCGGATTCGTGATGACCTATGCGCGCTCCGGAAGCCGCCACGGGGCGCCGTACGCGTACGACAACCACGTCCCGCTGGTCTTCTACGGCGCGGGGGTGCGCCCCGGCCGGCATGCGGAACCGGTGAGCCCGGCCGACGTCGCGCCCACCCTCGGAAGCCGGCTCAACATCGGCGCACCGGCCCAGGCCGAGGGACACGCGCTCGATCCCTAG
- the spoVG gene encoding septation regulator SpoVG: MNITEVRIALREDDKLKAFASVTFDDCFVVRGLKIIAGNGGMFVAMPSRKKPDGTYQDIAHPINNTMRDQLESFVITEYERVKAEAARVGSPVGAAAGSDD, translated from the coding sequence GTGAACATCACGGAAGTTCGGATCGCGCTGCGGGAAGATGACAAGCTCAAGGCCTTCGCCAGCGTCACGTTCGATGACTGCTTCGTGGTCCGCGGGCTGAAGATCATCGCGGGAAACGGCGGCATGTTCGTGGCGATGCCCAGCCGGAAGAAGCCGGATGGCACTTACCAGGACATCGCGCATCCCATCAACAACACCATGCGGGACCAACTGGAGAGCTTCGTGATCACCGAGTATGAACGGGTGAAGGCCGAGGCGGCTCGCGTCGGCTCGCCCGTGGGTGCCGCGGCCGGAAGCGACGACTGA